A single Epinephelus lanceolatus isolate andai-2023 chromosome 22, ASM4190304v1, whole genome shotgun sequence DNA region contains:
- the LOC117245937 gene encoding putative high affinity immunoglobulin gamma Fc receptor IB isoform X2 encodes MGQTSLQRLVCLTSLLSCTTNQASLTVSPSSSQMFEDESVSLSCEEDDSSAGWTLRRNTSNETRVACHDWGTPAGSSCYISYTTILDSGVYWCESREGATSKSINISVTGGSVILQSPVLPVMEGHDVTLHCKTKTSSNLPAAFYKDGSFIRTEPAGHMTIRHVTRSDEGLYKCNITGHGESPPSWLTVTGRPTTTPSPTSAAPTSGVTPPTSAAPPPDSDHLHLVFRLLCHLVVFCPYCISTFIMVSSYRQRPTGNDLPVSMVITLPTQAEEGLDDDYDDVITAVTTEHHF; translated from the exons ATGGGACAAACATCTCTTCAACGGCTCGTCT GTCTGACCTCACTGCTGAGCTGCACAACAAACCAAG cCTCTCTGACTGTGAGTCCCAGCAGCTCTCAGATGTTTGAAGATGAGTCTGTCTCTCTGAGCTGTGAGGAGGACGACAGCTCTGCTGGATGGACTCTGAGGAGGAACACAAGCAATGAAACCAGAGTGGCGTGTCACGACTGGGGAACACCTGCTGGTTCTTCCTGTTACATCAGCTACACAACCATTCTGGACAGTGGAGTTTACTGGTGTGAGTCCAGAGAGGGAGCAACCAGTAAGAGCATCAACATCAGTGTCACTG GTGGATCAGTGATCCTGCAGAGTCCTGTCCTCCCTGTGATGGAGGGACATGATGTCACTCTGCACTGTAAAACAAAGACGTCCTCCAACCTCCCAGCTGCTTTCTATAAAGATGGCTCCTTCATCAGGACTGAGcctgcaggtcacatgaccatCCGCCATGTAACCAGGTCTGATGAAGGCCTTTACAAGTGTAACATCACAGGTCATGGAGAGTCTCCACCcagctggctcactgtcacag GTAGACCTACAACCACACCTTCACCCACATCTGCAGCCCCGACCTCTGGTGTAACCCCGCCCACATCTGCAGCACCGCCCCCTGACTCAGACCACCTCCACCTTGTGTTCAGATTGCTCTGCCACCTGGTGGTGTTCTGTCCGTACTGCATCTCCACTTTCATCATGGTGTCTTCATATCGACAACGGCCCACag GAAATGACCTGcctgtctccatggtgataacCCTGCCCACCCAGGCTGAGGAGGGATTGGATGATGACTacgatgatgtcatcactgctGTCACCACGGAGCATCACTTCTGA
- the LOC117245937 gene encoding putative high affinity immunoglobulin gamma Fc receptor IB isoform X3 produces MEETSLLLLLCLTSLLSCTTNQASLTVSPSSSQMFEDESVSLSCEEDDSSAGWTLRRNTSNETRVACHDWGTPAGSSCYISYTTILDSGVYWCESREGATSKSINISVTGGSVILQSPVLPVMEGHDVTLHCKTKTSSNLPAAFYKDGSFIRTEPAGHMTIRHVTRSDEGLYKCNITGHGESPPSWLTVTGRPTTTPSPTSAAPTSGVTPPTSAAPPPDSDHLHLVFRLLCHLVVFCPYCISTFIMVSSYRQRPTGNDLPVSMVITLPTQAEEGLDDDYDDVITAVTTEHHF; encoded by the exons GTCTGACCTCACTGCTGAGCTGCACAACAAACCAAG cCTCTCTGACTGTGAGTCCCAGCAGCTCTCAGATGTTTGAAGATGAGTCTGTCTCTCTGAGCTGTGAGGAGGACGACAGCTCTGCTGGATGGACTCTGAGGAGGAACACAAGCAATGAAACCAGAGTGGCGTGTCACGACTGGGGAACACCTGCTGGTTCTTCCTGTTACATCAGCTACACAACCATTCTGGACAGTGGAGTTTACTGGTGTGAGTCCAGAGAGGGAGCAACCAGTAAGAGCATCAACATCAGTGTCACTG GTGGATCAGTGATCCTGCAGAGTCCTGTCCTCCCTGTGATGGAGGGACATGATGTCACTCTGCACTGTAAAACAAAGACGTCCTCCAACCTCCCAGCTGCTTTCTATAAAGATGGCTCCTTCATCAGGACTGAGcctgcaggtcacatgaccatCCGCCATGTAACCAGGTCTGATGAAGGCCTTTACAAGTGTAACATCACAGGTCATGGAGAGTCTCCACCcagctggctcactgtcacag GTAGACCTACAACCACACCTTCACCCACATCTGCAGCCCCGACCTCTGGTGTAACCCCGCCCACATCTGCAGCACCGCCCCCTGACTCAGACCACCTCCACCTTGTGTTCAGATTGCTCTGCCACCTGGTGGTGTTCTGTCCGTACTGCATCTCCACTTTCATCATGGTGTCTTCATATCGACAACGGCCCACag GAAATGACCTGcctgtctccatggtgataacCCTGCCCACCCAGGCTGAGGAGGGATTGGATGATGACTacgatgatgtcatcactgctGTCACCACGGAGCATCACTTCTGA
- the LOC117245935 gene encoding uncharacterized protein LOC117245935, with protein MEGTSLLLLLCLTSLLSCTTNQASLTVSPSSSQMFEGDSVSLSCEEDDSSAGWTLRRNTTTDTRTECGVTWGRSAGSSCYISFILSKHSGVYWCESREGATSKSITISVTGGSVILQSPVLPVMEGHDVTLHCKTKTSSNLPAAFYKDGSFIRTEPAGHMTIRHVTRSDEGLYKCDITGHGESPPSWLTVTDRPTTTPSPTTTPSPTSAAPTSGVTPPISAGPPPDSDHHHLVFRVLLHLVVFCPYFISTFIMVSLYRQRSTGNDLLVSMVITPPTQAEEGLDDDYDDVITAVTTEHHF; from the exons ATGGAGGGGACCTCTCTGCTACTGCTGCTCT GTCTGACCTCACTGCTGAGCTGCACAACAAACCAAG CCTCTCTGACTGTGAGTCCCAGCAGCTCTCAGATGTTTGAAGGAGACTCTGTCTCTCTGAGCTGTGAGGAGGACGACAGCTCTGCTGGATGGACTCTGAGGAGGAACACAACCACAGACACCAGAACTGAATGTGGTGTAACCTGGGGAAGATCAGCTGGTTCTTCCTGTTACATCAGCTTCATCCTCTCAAAGCACAGTGGAGTTTACTGGTGTGAGTCCAGAGAGGGAGCAACCAGTAAGAGCATCACCATCAGTGTCACTG GTGGATCAGTGATCCTGCAGAGTCCTGTCCTCCCTGTGATGGAGGGACATGATGTCACTCTGCACTGTAAAACAAAGACGTCCTCCAACCTCCCAGCTGCTTTCTATAAAGATGGCTCCTTCATCAGGACTGAGcctgcaggtcacatgaccatCCGCCATGTAACCAGGTCTGATGAAGGCCTCTACAAGTGTGACATCACAGGTCATGGAGAGTCTCCACCcagctggctcactgtcacag ATAGACCTACAACCACACCTTCACCTACAACCACACCTTCACCCACATCTGCAGCCCCGACCTCTGGTGTAACCCCGCCCATATCTGCAGGCCCGCCCCCTGACTCAGACCACCATCATCTTGTGTTCAGAGTGCTCCTCCACCTGGTGGTGTTCTGTCCGTACTTCATCTCCACTTTCATCATGGTGTCTTTATATCGACAACGGTCCACag GAAATGACCTGCTCGTCTCCATGGTGATAACCCCGCCCACCCAGGCTGAGGAGGGATTGGATGATGACTacgatgatgtcatcactgctGTCACCACGGAGCATCACTTCTGA